Proteins encoded together in one Falco peregrinus isolate bFalPer1 chromosome 2, bFalPer1.pri, whole genome shotgun sequence window:
- the ZSWIM7 gene encoding zinc finger SWIM domain-containing protein 7 isoform X1 — MDSTLPAVAEELLKEIKKAFQETSQVPDDLLLGLKFIFGPSAVPALDLVDQRSVTRVMSPSGRTAYQVLGSSGKLYTCYSSCHFCTCPAFGFTVLQKSESLLCKHILAVYLSQAMGACQELTVSEEQLTSILLAEEEDEG; from the exons ATGGATAGTACCTTGCCAGCAGTAGCAGAAGAGCTTTTGAAAGAGATCAAAAAGGCTTTTCAGGAGACCTCACAAG TCCCTGATGACTTGCTGCTGGG GCTGAAGTTCATATTTGGCCCGTCTGCTGTCCCAGCTTTGGATTTGGTGGATCAGCGTTCCGTCACCCGAGTCATGTCTCCCAGTGGAAGGACTGCGTACCAG GTCCTTGGGAGCTCTGGCAAACTCTACACCTGCTACAGTTCCTGCCACTTCTGCACGTGTCCTGCTTTTGGTTTTACTGTACTGCAGAAGAGCGAGAGCCTTCTG TGCAAACATATACTTGCTGTCTACCTCAGTCAGGCCATGGGAGCCTGCCAGGAACTAACTGTCTCTGAGGAGCAGCTCACAAGCATCTTACTggctgaggaagaggatgaaGGATGA
- the TTC19 gene encoding tetratricopeptide repeat protein 19, mitochondrial isoform X2, whose amino-acid sequence MLAAALPRALCRLAARRCPAGLPPARAAWRGGARGEERSGWSGSAQGRGTRPAGGALALLGAFSLFPRDPEEDGEDAIVQLLKRAKLSVMKGELGEAEQLLHRALRLSHRSDNRQAIVYTYSMMANVAFMQGQLDNAEKLYKASMSYLLAGDTKEDDNAVLEMSLKLASIYAAQKQHKLALAGYEFCILTLEEKIAKQKDLPEDVLPAEEKANTRLLLGMSLDSYARYLLNLNELSVAQKMYEKALQISNDVQGETHPQTVVLMNDLATVLDAQGRYDEAYSYVKRAAELAKETHHPEEHMVLNNLAAILMHKDDFLQAKQVYKEALKQAQEKGDVASVQHIQEELAELAKRRKGSK is encoded by the exons ATGCTGGCGGCGGCGTTGCCGCGGGCCCTGTGCCGCCTGGCCGCACGGCGCTgccccgcggggctgcccccggcccgggccgcctggcgcggcggggcccgcgggGAGGAGCGCAGCGGCTGGTCGGGCTCCGCGCAGGGCCGGGGGACCCGGCCGGCCGGAGGGGCCCTGGCCCTCCTGGGAG ccttctccctcttccccagggACCCCGAGGAGGACGGCGAGGACGCCATCGTCCAGCTGCTGAAGCGAGCCAAG CTCAGCGTCATGAAGGGCGAGCTGGGGGAGGCCGAGCAGCTCCTGCACCGGGCCCTGCGGCTGTCACACCGCTCCGACAACAGGCAGGCCATCGTCTACACCTACAGCATG ATGGCAAACGTGGCCTTCATGCAGGGACAGCTGGACAAT GCAGAAAAGCTCTACAAAGCAAGTATGAGCTATTTGCTTGCCGGGGACACAAAGGAG GATGACAATGCAGTCCTTGAGATGTCCCTCAAGCTGGCCAGTATCTACGCTGCTCAGAAACA GCACAAGTTAGCCCTGGCGGGCTATGAGTTCTGCATCCTGACCTTAGAGGAGAAGATTGCCAAGCAAAAGGACTTGCCTGAGGATGTCTTACCAG ctgaagaaaaggcCAACACCCGTCTCTTGCTTGGGATGAGCCTAGACTCCTATGCTCGCTATCTCCTAAACCTTAACGAGCTCTCAGTGGCCCAAAAAATGTATGAGAAGGCTCTGCAGATATCAAATGATGTTCAGGGGGAGACTCATCCACAG ACTGTGGTCCTGATGAATGACTTGGCAACTGTACTGGATGCTCAGGGGCGTTATGATGAGGCATACTCCTATGTGAAGAGGGCAGCTGAGCTGGCAAAGGAGACTCATCACCCTGAGGAGCACATGGTGTTGAATAACCTGGCAGCAATTCTGATGCACAAAG ATGACtttctgcaagcaaagcaagtGTACAAAGAAGCTCTCAAGCAGGCACAAGAGAAGGGAGATGTTGCTTCTGTCCAGCATATCCAGGAAGAACTAGCTGAGCTGGCCAAGAGGAGAAAGGGCTCCAAATAA
- the TTC19 gene encoding tetratricopeptide repeat protein 19, mitochondrial isoform X1, with amino-acid sequence MKGELGEAEQLLHRALRLSHRSDNRQAIVYTYSMMANVAFMQGQLDNAEKLYKASMSYLLAGDTKEDDNAVLEMSLKLASIYAAQKQHKLALAGYEFCILTLEEKIAKQKDLPEDVLPAEEKANTRLLLGMSLDSYARYLLNLNELSVAQKMYEKALQISNDVQGETHPQTVVLMNDLATVLDAQGRYDEAYSYVKRAAELAKETHHPEEHMVLNNLAAILMHKDDFLQAKQVYKEALKQAQEKGDVASVQHIQEELAELAKRRKGSK; translated from the exons ATGAAGGGCGAGCTGGGGGAGGCCGAGCAGCTCCTGCACCGGGCCCTGCGGCTGTCACACCGCTCCGACAACAGGCAGGCCATCGTCTACACCTACAGCATG ATGGCAAACGTGGCCTTCATGCAGGGACAGCTGGACAAT GCAGAAAAGCTCTACAAAGCAAGTATGAGCTATTTGCTTGCCGGGGACACAAAGGAG GATGACAATGCAGTCCTTGAGATGTCCCTCAAGCTGGCCAGTATCTACGCTGCTCAGAAACA GCACAAGTTAGCCCTGGCGGGCTATGAGTTCTGCATCCTGACCTTAGAGGAGAAGATTGCCAAGCAAAAGGACTTGCCTGAGGATGTCTTACCAG ctgaagaaaaggcCAACACCCGTCTCTTGCTTGGGATGAGCCTAGACTCCTATGCTCGCTATCTCCTAAACCTTAACGAGCTCTCAGTGGCCCAAAAAATGTATGAGAAGGCTCTGCAGATATCAAATGATGTTCAGGGGGAGACTCATCCACAG ACTGTGGTCCTGATGAATGACTTGGCAACTGTACTGGATGCTCAGGGGCGTTATGATGAGGCATACTCCTATGTGAAGAGGGCAGCTGAGCTGGCAAAGGAGACTCATCACCCTGAGGAGCACATGGTGTTGAATAACCTGGCAGCAATTCTGATGCACAAAG ATGACtttctgcaagcaaagcaagtGTACAAAGAAGCTCTCAAGCAGGCACAAGAGAAGGGAGATGTTGCTTCTGTCCAGCATATCCAGGAAGAACTAGCTGAGCTGGCCAAGAGGAGAAAGGGCTCCAAATAA